The Algoriphagus sp. TR-M9 genome has a window encoding:
- a CDS encoding protein-disulfide reductase DsbD family protein produces the protein MKLPSIQKFTLLSVFFLLSCFSAFSQIIKPPVWTSRIEPSNPVIGEEATLILEAEIPTGWYIYANDFDADLGPILATLKLDKSEAFETKGEFTAIGPKTKYEEIWEGDVKYFMGNGRFEQAFIPKAASGKVSATLEYQMCSDLTGQCVNYDEDILVEFTAQPSGSSAASPEAAEKGSSPASGEAGQQNEVNSSSETQISESEESPFDIQESQVDEPIETSGKTIEILPVQENESLWGFMVLAFLAGLAALLTPCVFPMIPMTVSFFTGRAGSRATGIRNAFIYGFSIIAIYTVAGTAVAAIQGPEFANWLATHWLPNLFFFGIFIFFALAFLGLFEITLPSGLVNKVDEKAEKGGMIGIFFMAFTLVLVSFSCTGPIVGSILISSAGGELIKPILGMFAFSLAFAIPFTLFAIFPEWMNRLPKSGGWLNSVKVVLGFLELALAFKFLSMADLVYHWGILDRDIFLIIWIVIFSGLGLYLLGKIRLPHDSPSDVIGVPRLLLALFTFMFVLYMIPGLFGAPLKYLSGYLPPMSTQQFKLTGGVNSAEAGENILGESVKYADIPLEIPHGIQGYFDYEQAMRAAKKANKPLLIDFTGHGCVNCRKMEENVWVDPQVLKRLKEDFVMVALYIDERLELPESEWYTSEYDGKVKKTLGKQNADFQITRFQNNAQPYYVILDHEENLLAQPKGYETDIQAFVEFLDGAKSEFQRREGR, from the coding sequence ATGAAACTTCCCTCCATTCAAAAATTCACTCTTTTGAGTGTCTTTTTCTTACTGAGCTGTTTTTCTGCTTTTTCCCAAATCATCAAACCTCCGGTCTGGACCAGCAGAATAGAGCCTTCCAATCCAGTGATAGGCGAGGAAGCGACGCTGATTTTAGAGGCTGAAATTCCTACTGGCTGGTACATTTACGCCAACGATTTTGATGCAGATCTCGGGCCAATATTGGCGACATTGAAGCTGGACAAATCGGAAGCTTTTGAGACAAAGGGGGAGTTTACGGCGATTGGACCGAAAACAAAATACGAGGAAATCTGGGAAGGCGATGTCAAGTATTTTATGGGAAATGGAAGGTTTGAGCAGGCTTTCATTCCCAAGGCAGCTTCCGGCAAAGTAAGCGCAACGCTGGAATACCAGATGTGCTCTGACCTCACAGGGCAATGCGTGAACTACGATGAGGATATTTTGGTGGAGTTTACGGCACAGCCAAGTGGCAGTTCTGCTGCTTCTCCTGAAGCAGCAGAAAAAGGATCCAGTCCGGCTTCTGGAGAAGCAGGACAGCAGAATGAGGTCAATTCTTCTTCTGAAACACAAATTTCTGAGTCAGAAGAGTCTCCATTTGATATTCAGGAGAGTCAAGTGGATGAACCCATAGAAACTTCTGGAAAAACCATAGAAATCCTCCCTGTACAGGAAAATGAGTCCCTTTGGGGCTTTATGGTTTTGGCATTCTTGGCCGGACTGGCGGCTCTTCTGACACCCTGCGTATTCCCCATGATACCGATGACGGTGAGCTTCTTCACCGGAAGGGCAGGAAGTAGAGCTACAGGAATCCGAAATGCCTTTATCTATGGGTTTTCCATCATAGCGATTTACACGGTAGCAGGCACGGCCGTAGCCGCTATCCAAGGGCCTGAATTTGCCAACTGGCTAGCCACGCACTGGCTGCCGAATCTCTTTTTCTTCGGAATATTTATCTTTTTCGCCCTCGCATTTCTGGGGCTATTTGAGATTACCTTGCCCTCAGGCCTGGTAAACAAAGTAGATGAAAAAGCCGAAAAGGGAGGGATGATCGGTATTTTCTTTATGGCCTTTACTCTGGTTTTGGTATCTTTTTCCTGCACCGGACCGATAGTAGGGTCGATTTTGATTTCCTCGGCGGGAGGTGAACTGATCAAACCCATTTTGGGCATGTTTGCCTTTTCCCTGGCCTTTGCGATTCCGTTTACGCTCTTCGCCATTTTCCCAGAATGGATGAACAGGCTCCCCAAATCCGGTGGCTGGCTGAATTCTGTGAAAGTAGTTTTAGGCTTCTTAGAACTTGCTTTGGCCTTCAAATTCCTGTCCATGGCCGACCTGGTTTACCATTGGGGCATCTTGGACCGGGATATATTCCTGATTATCTGGATTGTCATCTTCTCCGGATTGGGGCTTTATCTTCTGGGCAAAATCCGCCTTCCACACGATTCCCCTTCCGATGTGATTGGAGTCCCAAGACTGCTATTAGCCTTGTTCACCTTTATGTTTGTGCTGTACATGATCCCGGGGCTGTTTGGCGCACCCCTGAAATATCTCAGCGGATACTTACCTCCTATGTCCACGCAGCAGTTTAAACTAACAGGTGGTGTAAATTCGGCAGAAGCCGGAGAGAATATCCTCGGCGAGTCCGTGAAATATGCGGACATCCCGCTAGAAATCCCGCATGGAATACAAGGGTATTTCGATTATGAGCAGGCGATGCGGGCTGCAAAAAAGGCCAACAAACCCTTATTGATTGACTTTACGGGTCATGGCTGTGTAAACTGCCGCAAGATGGAGGAAAATGTCTGGGTGGATCCGCAGGTGCTGAAGAGATTAAAAGAAGACTTCGTGATGGTCGCGCTTTACATAGACGAACGGTTGGAGCTTCCAGAAAGTGAATGGTACACTTCGGAATATGACGGAAAGGTCAAAAAGACGCTTGGCAAGCAAAATGCGGATTTTCAGATCACCCGTTTCCAGAATAATGCCCAGCCTTACTATGTAATACTGGACCACGAGGAAAACCTGCTGGCCCAACCCAAAGGATATGAAACCGATATCCAGGCGTTTGTGGAGTTTCTGGACGGGGCAAAAAGTGAGTTCCAACGAAGGGAAGGAAGGTGA
- a CDS encoding T9SS type A sorting domain-containing protein yields MWSIRFALLSFLIFLSTRSVAQIQTQYAEQALLGERGYFNVAESGSISLVPKVDVQKLLQEDSLEANQAVPFRFGYAVDVNYDLNNSGSWYEITEGKVWKFRIQSPEAFSINLIFDDLVLPEGGEMYLYNEDRTMVYGPITSQNYDGGSGYFSTDLIQGDLITLELFEPLSSKGISRLSIFKVIHGYKNMFNTPNNFGDALACHNNVNCAAFSAWENESNSVAMVLLADNTRVCSGALLNNTCGDMTPNFLTAFHCIDTGNTGNNPCDGETGNGVLNAAEINRAQNWLFRFQYKSPTCTPSTEPVSWVTYNGSTFRAGSFNTDFALVEMNTRPDASTGIQYAGWSRATAPPTSGANIHHPSGDVMKISTYSAPATNSAAINWNFGCLPFTNTTPASTHWTVNLINGTTEGGSSGSPLFDQNRRVVGQLHGGDNGCAPVTKHYGKIDLSWNGGGTAQTRLRDWLDPNNTGAMTTNTVDIPSIDGPDLLCSSGSYTLQNLPAGSTATWTVTPSGQFTGSTSGSGTTATLTPGSTAAAQATLTYTITSACGNTQVQKTFWIGKPSTPIIYPQDVYMDFPPNRFTVEINSPAIQGVTSYNWYLDGVMQSSHTSSAVFNRRSPFCGRTYYVEVEAINDCGTSVKGYYYVSEPSCFTGYSLRISPNPATSEVEIAVLGIPAGSQDSGLQQKQLIAGETGELLLYDRLGNQLYRQQLEEGKTSMDVSKLKPGTYVVKYSSPEGVLEGKLLKP; encoded by the coding sequence CAACCCGTTCTGTAGCTCAAATACAGACCCAATATGCAGAACAAGCTTTGTTGGGAGAAAGAGGATACTTTAATGTCGCCGAATCAGGATCGATAAGTCTGGTACCAAAAGTAGATGTCCAAAAATTGTTGCAGGAGGACTCTTTAGAAGCTAATCAAGCTGTTCCCTTCCGCTTTGGTTACGCGGTTGACGTCAATTATGACCTGAACAATTCTGGCTCCTGGTATGAAATAACAGAAGGTAAGGTATGGAAATTTAGAATCCAGTCACCTGAAGCGTTTTCTATCAACCTGATTTTTGATGATTTAGTCCTACCAGAAGGAGGAGAAATGTACCTTTACAATGAAGATCGAACTATGGTATATGGTCCGATTACGTCCCAAAACTACGATGGTGGTTCCGGATATTTCAGCACGGACTTAATCCAAGGAGATTTGATTACTCTTGAGCTTTTTGAGCCACTAAGTTCTAAAGGGATTAGCAGGTTGAGTATATTCAAAGTTATTCACGGGTATAAGAACATGTTCAATACTCCTAACAATTTTGGAGATGCTTTAGCATGCCACAACAATGTGAACTGCGCCGCTTTTTCTGCCTGGGAAAATGAATCAAATAGTGTCGCTATGGTTTTATTGGCTGATAACACAAGAGTATGCTCAGGAGCGCTTTTGAACAATACATGTGGTGATATGACTCCTAATTTCCTGACAGCATTCCATTGTATTGATACTGGAAATACTGGAAATAACCCATGTGATGGAGAAACCGGGAATGGGGTGCTAAATGCGGCAGAAATCAATAGAGCTCAAAATTGGCTGTTTCGTTTTCAATACAAAAGCCCAACTTGTACTCCAAGTACGGAACCTGTTTCTTGGGTTACCTATAACGGTTCGACCTTTAGGGCGGGGTCGTTTAATACTGACTTTGCCTTGGTGGAGATGAACACCAGACCTGATGCCAGCACGGGAATTCAATATGCTGGTTGGTCAAGAGCCACTGCACCTCCAACCTCTGGTGCCAATATTCATCATCCAAGCGGTGATGTGATGAAAATCTCAACCTATAGCGCACCCGCAACAAATTCAGCTGCAATAAACTGGAACTTTGGCTGTTTACCTTTCACAAATACGACTCCTGCATCTACTCACTGGACTGTAAACCTGATCAACGGAACTACAGAAGGAGGATCATCAGGAAGCCCCTTATTTGATCAAAATAGGAGGGTCGTCGGGCAACTTCATGGAGGAGACAATGGTTGTGCTCCAGTTACAAAGCATTACGGAAAGATTGATCTATCTTGGAATGGAGGGGGAACTGCCCAAACACGTTTAAGGGATTGGCTTGATCCTAATAATACAGGAGCGATGACAACTAATACTGTTGATATCCCTAGTATAGACGGGCCTGATCTACTCTGCTCCTCCGGCTCTTATACCCTTCAAAATCTTCCAGCGGGAAGCACTGCCACCTGGACTGTTACTCCATCAGGACAGTTTACAGGTTCTACTTCGGGCAGCGGCACGACAGCTACACTTACTCCGGGTAGCACAGCAGCAGCCCAAGCGACCCTCACCTATACCATCACCTCCGCCTGTGGGAATACCCAGGTGCAAAAGACCTTCTGGATAGGCAAGCCCTCCACCCCGATCATCTATCCGCAGGATGTGTACATGGATTTCCCGCCGAACCGCTTTACGGTGGAGATCAACTCCCCGGCAATCCAGGGTGTTACTTCCTATAACTGGTACCTGGACGGGGTAATGCAGAGTTCCCATACTTCATCTGCGGTTTTCAACAGAAGAAGCCCTTTCTGCGGAAGAACCTATTATGTAGAAGTGGAAGCAATAAACGACTGTGGAACCTCGGTGAAAGGGTATTATTATGTAAGCGAGCCTTCCTGTTTTACGGGCTATAGCCTGAGAATCTCACCCAATCCGGCCACTTCTGAGGTGGAGATCGCGGTGCTGGGAATCCCGGCCGGGTCACAGGACAGTGGATTACAGCAGAAGCAGCTGATAGCAGGGGAAACAGGAGAGCTGCTCCTTTATGACCGGCTGGGCAATCAGCTCTACCGTCAGCAGCTGGAGGAGGGCAAGACCAGCATGGATGTCAGCAAGCTCAAGCCGGGAACTTATGTGGTGAAATACAGTTCACCTGAAGGTGTACTAGAGGGTAAATTGCTTAAGCCATGA